The Nitrospira sp. region CATGCATCCAGGCGCTTCTGGCCCCATTCGCCAAATACAGGCTCTCTAATGCCAGGCACGAAGGGATAGTTTGCCCAACGAACCTTACGCACCGTGTTGTGGGTGAATTTTCCCTGGTACTCCATATGACAGCTCTGGCAGGTGGGGAACTTCTGTCCACCCTTCACAACTGCATCCTTGAGCTGTACATTAAAATTCCATCTAGACTTAGAAGCCTGGTAGCCCAGCCCATGCTGCGACGCATTGTAGGCTTCATAGTTGTTGTGATCGGCCCCGCTGTGACAGGTACCGCAGGCTTCTGGCTTGCGGGAGTCGGCCACCGAGAATTCGTGCCTGGTATGGCAGTTGTCGCACTTATTCTGGTTGGTGTGGCACATGGTGCAGCCGTCAGCGATTTCGCGCTGCGACATTCCGGCGTAGATGTCCGTCTCAACGTTAGCCCTATAATCCAATGCGTGTGACGGACGACCCCTTGGCCACTGGTTCTTCGGCCATAAAATCGTGTCGCGCTCTGATTCGCGCTCGGCATATTCTAGTAGATGGCAATTGCCGCAGACATCAGAGGTTGTCATCTTGATGTCCACGCGATGGTCAGCCTTATTCTTGGTATTGATCCCCACGTGGCAATCGATGCAGCTGACTTCTTTTAAGTTCTCTTTTGGACCGAGCTTACCAAGCGAGCGCAGGTTTGTCTCAACTTCTTCCAGCTTCGCCTTCTTGTAGAAGGTGTCGTCGTTCGGGGTCAGCTTGCGAATCTTGTCTAGATTGGCATGCGTGCTTCTCTTCCACATCGCCACCCAACCTGGCGATTCGTCGGTGTGGCATTTCACGCACTGCTCACGCGTCGCGACTTCCTTGACCGATGTCGGTGGCTTGTAGAACGACATTGGGTCGAAGTACTTACTCATTGCGATCGGCTCCCAATACTGGCCGTACTGCCCTTTCCCCGCGCCTCTGCCTGGATCCAGCCAGCGCTTCGTCAAGGCCTCATGAAACTCCTTGGGACTCGCGGACCGATCAATGTTCAGCGCCTCGAACGTTTCCTTCGGGACACTAGGGTACTGCGCATGCACTGGTGCGGCCAGCAGCAGGCCGCAGACAACCATGGCATACTTCGCCAAATGCTTTACGGTCACAGTAATACTCCTTCCGTATATGATGGGCAGCATGGACTGTCCTTCAAAAAATACTTCTGGACACAATACATCATGATGATGTGGTTATAGTTTTCTACTTTACGTTACTCAGAGTACCTTAAAAGAATGCGGTCGGAATATAGCTGACGTCCACCACACTGTCAAGATATTTCCCATGAAAAATCTCCAAACGAGTGTCGTGCAACTCAGCGAGAAATTTAACGGATGCTACGACCACTACGGGCGCTCTCGGTCAATAATGATAGTAATGTTTTCCGTCCCTGGCTTAATCGGCTGACTCATCCCTTCCAGATCACCACTTCCAGGCATTGCTTGTCCAGATTTCGACAATCGGGCCACGATGACCACTGTATCGATGTCCGACAGCTTTCGAGATGGCATAGGACTTGTCGAGTCATCGAGCCGGAAGGTGAAGGGTAAATCGTTCTTCGATGCCCGCACGATCGACACCGGCATTGGTGGACCGGCCACATCTTTCGCAAAAACAAAGAGTGTATCCGGAAGTGTTTTGCCGGCCAGGCTCGGCCCCAACACCACTTTTCCTGTAATCGCGCGCGACGCACCGGCCTTTTTGACCGGAGGATGATCAGACGGCATAGCCGATGAAGCCGCAGGAGCATTCGCCGCGGCCATCATTGGAGCACCACCCATCCGCCGTTTCGCGTCGTCGATAGCGGCCGAGATTTGCTCGGTAAATTCCGGTTCGGAATCGGGAGGCAAGTTCGCGCGCGCCCGTTCCCAATCTTTGACGGCAAGAACGAAATCCTTACGATTATAGGCCACGGTGCCTGCCAGCATCAGAGCCTTCACGTGATTGGGATCAACCTTCAAAGCCTTGTCGATCAACGTCTCCGGTTTGCCTTCGAGCTTGCGCCCCTGGTGAACTGCAAGCGCATCGGCATAATCAGCAAGCATATCCGCATTGTTGGGATTCAGCTTGATAGCCTTCTCGAAAGTCGGAACGGCATCAGCATACCGCTCCATGGCCATATAAGAGCGCGCCAGCATGGTCAAGCCTGTCGCATCATTGGGATTCTGCTCCAGCTTCTTTTTGAGCTTCTCGACCATCGCATTGAGCCCCTCGGTCATTTGGCGCTCATTGTCGGCACCGCCCTGAGCCGACATCGGTGACGCCGTCGGGTGCGTCATCGCGGCTGGATTGCCCAATGTCCAATAGAGCACGCCACTGGCTGCCGGAATGGCCAACACTAACGACAGTGCGACAAGCCGAATATTCACGAGCCCTCCGGACATCATCGATGATGTTTCGGTCGAACCAGTCTCCTCCAACACCCGGCGCTCTAGCTCATGTCGAGCCGTCTGATACTGGTCATCCGTCAACAGCCCGTTGGTGAGATCTTGTTCAAGCTCAGCGAATTGCTGTCGATACACCGGTAACGTTTTTTCCTGTTCATTAGTCAGTTGCGTTGGGCGCTTCAACAACGGGCGCACGATTAATCCCAGGACGGATACGGTCATGGCGGACACAATCGCCCAGAATGTCACGGTCATGATCGTTTCTCTCCTTCTGCCAAGAGTTGTTCAACTCGTCGATGTTCTTCATCCGTCACCGACACTTCGACCACCGTACGTGACCGGCGCCGCAACGTCATAACCAGCGCCGTCACCCCGATCGCCATTAAGACAAACGGGCCAAGCCACAGCAGCGTGGTCGTGGCTTTTAACGGCGGTCGATACAGCACAAAGTCTCCGTATCGCGACACAAGAAACTCGATGATCTCCGGGTCGCTCATATTCTTGGCGATCATCTCTCGAACTTCCCGACGCAGGTCTTCTGCCAGTGGAGCGCTCGAGTCGGCCAAGGTTTGATTTTGACAGACCAGACATCGCAGCTCGACGGCGAGATGCTTGAGTCGTGCCTCGGCGACGGGATCATCGGTCAATGGCCTGGCTTCCCCAGCCCACGCCGACCCGGATACACACAATATGATGAGCATCAACCATTTCATTCGGATTCAAGCTGCTTCACAAGTGGGATAATTTTTTGGGCGACCGTGTCAGGATTCAACGGCCCGATCTGCTTATAACGAATCACGCCCTGCTTGTCGATGACGTACGTTTCAGGAACTCCGTAGACTCCAAAATTGATGCCGACTCGTCCAGCCTCATCCACCCCGACAATCGGGTAGGGATTGCCCCATCGCCTGAGCCA contains the following coding sequences:
- a CDS encoding hydroxylamine reductase, yielding MVVCGLLLAAPVHAQYPSVPKETFEALNIDRSASPKEFHEALTKRWLDPGRGAGKGQYGQYWEPIAMSKYFDPMSFYKPPTSVKEVATREQCVKCHTDESPGWVAMWKRSTHANLDKIRKLTPNDDTFYKKAKLEEVETNLRSLGKLGPKENLKEVSCIDCHVGINTKNKADHRVDIKMTTSDVCGNCHLLEYAERESERDTILWPKNQWPRGRPSHALDYRANVETDIYAGMSQREIADGCTMCHTNQNKCDNCHTRHEFSVADSRKPEACGTCHSGADHNNYEAYNASQHGLGYQASKSRWNFNVQLKDAVVKGGQKFPTCQSCHMEYQGKFTHNTVRKVRWANYPFVPGIREPVFGEWGQKRLDAWVKTCTTCHSETFARSWLEFMDNGTSHGLDKYDEAHNVVHKQYEARLLTGQKNNRPAPPAPAKALFDQFWQIYWSKGNSPTAIELKLFEMAEDHLVQLHVALAHQYPGYTYTVGWAAMNRAYVEIMDEDTKLKERMVLMERVSKLEQQAKTSSLLDFDTTDGKFTLGSLGGGMLLTGTLALAGWSRRKKNQR
- the ccmI gene encoding c-type cytochrome biogenesis protein CcmI — translated: MTVTFWAIVSAMTVSVLGLIVRPLLKRPTQLTNEQEKTLPVYRQQFAELEQDLTNGLLTDDQYQTARHELERRVLEETGSTETSSMMSGGLVNIRLVALSLVLAIPAASGVLYWTLGNPAAMTHPTASPMSAQGGADNERQMTEGLNAMVEKLKKKLEQNPNDATGLTMLARSYMAMERYADAVPTFEKAIKLNPNNADMLADYADALAVHQGRKLEGKPETLIDKALKVDPNHVKALMLAGTVAYNRKDFVLAVKDWERARANLPPDSEPEFTEQISAAIDDAKRRMGGAPMMAAANAPAASSAMPSDHPPVKKAGASRAITGKVVLGPSLAGKTLPDTLFVFAKDVAGPPMPVSIVRASKNDLPFTFRLDDSTSPMPSRKLSDIDTVVIVARLSKSGQAMPGSGDLEGMSQPIKPGTENITIIIDRERP
- a CDS encoding cytochrome c-type biogenesis protein CcmH is translated as MKWLMLIILCVSGSAWAGEARPLTDDPVAEARLKHLAVELRCLVCQNQTLADSSAPLAEDLRREVREMIAKNMSDPEIIEFLVSRYGDFVLYRPPLKATTTLLWLGPFVLMAIGVTALVMTLRRRSRTVVEVSVTDEEHRRVEQLLAEGEKRS